In Andreesenia angusta, a single genomic region encodes these proteins:
- a CDS encoding Na+/H+ antiporter NhaC family protein → MKDRIRLDFSKVLALSLSLALLIPVSAFAEGADESSVNAIKFGIFTLIPPVVAITLAFISKNVVLSLFVGVLSGTFMLELSGANVLMALFRGIMNLIQKLLDSLADPWNAGIVLQVLTIGGLIGLVSRMGGARAIAESLAKRAKTPRSAQIITWLLGLVVFFDDYANALIVGPIMRPVTDKMNVSREKLSFIIDGTAAPIAGIALVSTWIGYELSLIRDGYELIGQTVNPYGVFISTIPYRFYNIFMLAFIFMGIVLLREFGPMYKAEKRARTEGKLLRDDANPMVSSEIEALEPKEGIKLSVWNAIIPIGVLMIGSLLGFYYDGYQAISSGGDMALLEAIRQSPVSFFAVRETFGAADASIVLFQSALIASIVAMIMGVSQKIFVLGEAIDVWISGMKSLIITGVILLLAWSLSGTIKELGTAVYLINILQDAPESVLQSLNFLLPAIIFILGSVISFATGTSYGTMGILMPLAIPLAFSINPDQGYVVMSVGAVLTGAIFGDHCCPISDTTILSSMGAACDHIDHTRTQLFYSLVVAAISVVVGYILVGLGVSVWIALALGFATLLLILRIFGKTVDIK, encoded by the coding sequence ATGAAAGATAGAATTCGACTTGATTTTTCAAAGGTGCTCGCTCTGAGTTTGTCTCTGGCGCTGCTGATCCCTGTGTCGGCATTTGCAGAAGGTGCGGATGAATCCTCTGTAAACGCCATAAAGTTCGGAATATTTACGCTTATACCGCCAGTTGTGGCAATAACGCTGGCTTTTATATCTAAAAATGTGGTACTATCCCTATTTGTAGGAGTGCTTTCAGGCACGTTTATGCTTGAGCTAAGCGGAGCAAATGTGCTGATGGCCCTTTTTAGGGGTATTATGAACCTTATACAGAAGCTTCTAGATTCTCTGGCTGACCCTTGGAATGCCGGAATAGTGCTTCAGGTTTTGACTATTGGAGGCCTTATAGGTCTTGTCTCGAGGATGGGAGGCGCTAGGGCCATAGCTGAGAGCCTTGCTAAGAGAGCCAAGACTCCTAGAAGCGCCCAGATCATAACTTGGCTGCTTGGGCTTGTGGTATTCTTTGACGACTACGCAAATGCACTTATAGTTGGGCCTATAATGAGGCCTGTAACAGATAAGATGAATGTTTCAAGGGAAAAGCTGTCCTTTATAATAGATGGAACTGCGGCCCCTATAGCGGGAATAGCGCTTGTGTCTACCTGGATAGGATACGAGCTTAGCCTTATAAGAGACGGATACGAGCTTATAGGGCAGACTGTAAACCCATATGGCGTGTTTATAAGTACAATACCATACAGGTTCTACAATATATTTATGCTGGCCTTTATATTTATGGGAATAGTGCTCCTAAGGGAATTTGGACCTATGTACAAAGCTGAAAAAAGGGCTAGGACAGAGGGGAAGCTTTTAAGGGACGACGCAAACCCTATGGTTTCATCTGAAATAGAGGCGCTGGAGCCTAAAGAGGGCATAAAGCTGAGTGTGTGGAACGCCATAATACCTATAGGCGTGCTGATGATAGGGTCTTTGCTTGGCTTCTACTACGACGGGTATCAGGCGATATCTTCTGGAGGTGACATGGCTCTTCTGGAGGCCATAAGGCAGAGTCCAGTTTCGTTTTTTGCTGTAAGAGAGACTTTTGGGGCTGCAGATGCCAGCATAGTGCTCTTCCAGTCGGCTTTAATCGCATCTATAGTGGCTATGATCATGGGAGTTTCACAGAAGATATTTGTGCTAGGAGAGGCGATAGATGTGTGGATATCTGGAATGAAGTCGCTTATAATAACAGGTGTAATACTGCTTTTGGCTTGGTCTTTAAGCGGGACTATAAAAGAACTTGGTACAGCTGTATACCTCATAAATATACTTCAGGATGCTCCGGAATCTGTACTTCAGTCGCTTAATTTCCTGCTTCCGGCGATAATCTTTATACTTGGATCTGTGATATCTTTTGCGACTGGAACTTCATATGGAACTATGGGCATACTTATGCCGCTTGCCATACCGCTTGCATTCTCTATAAATCCAGACCAGGGATATGTGGTTATGAGCGTAGGAGCAGTGCTGACAGGTGCTATATTCGGAGATCACTGTTGCCCTATATCGGACACCACTATACTATCTTCCATGGGAGCGGCTTGTGACCATATAGACCATACAAGGACACAGCTTTTCTACTCGCTTGTAGTCGCAGCTATTTCTGTAGTAGTTGGATATATACTGGTGGGGCTAGGTGTGAGTGTTTGGATAGCACTGGCGCTTGGATTTGCAACACTGCTTTTGATACTCAGGATATTTGGAAAAACTGTAGATATAAAATAA
- the nifU gene encoding Fe-S cluster assembly scaffold protein NifU: MYTEKVMDHFTNPRNVGEIPDADGIGEVGNAKCGDIMKMYLKIEDGVVVDVKFKTFGCGSAIASSSMATEMIKGKTIKEVLALTNKAVAEALDGLPPVKMHCSVLAEQAVKSALLDYSKRSGVAIPELEGFEPDEDVHDHEEHEE, from the coding sequence ATGTATACAGAAAAAGTAATGGACCACTTTACAAATCCTAGGAATGTAGGAGAGATTCCAGATGCAGACGGAATAGGTGAAGTGGGGAATGCAAAATGCGGGGACATAATGAAGATGTACCTCAAGATAGAAGACGGAGTAGTTGTAGACGTTAAGTTCAAGACTTTTGGATGCGGATCGGCGATAGCATCTTCAAGCATGGCTACAGAGATGATAAAGGGAAAGACTATAAAAGAGGTGTTGGCCCTTACTAATAAGGCGGTTGCAGAGGCTCTAGACGGGCTGCCACCTGTGAAGATGCACTGTTCGGTGCTGGCGGAGCAGGCAGTGAAGTCTGCGCTTTTAGACTACTCGAAGAGAAGCGGTGTGGCTATACCGGAGCTTGAAGGCTTTGAGCCGGACGAGGATGTTCACGATCACGAAGAGCATGAAGAATAG
- a CDS encoding replication-associated recombination protein A, producing the protein MDLFEYSNRESERSSAPLAERMRPKSLEEFIGQEEIVGKNKLLYRAIKADKLSSIILYGPPGTGKTTLAKVISKETSLHFEQINAVTSGVKEIREVVSGAIERKRVEGKRTILFIDEIHRFNKSQQDALLPYVENGTVVLVGATTENPYFEVNKALISRAMVFELKPLSDDDIEVVVKRALKDPSGYGGMDIELEREALEHLVMVSNGDARIALNALEIAVITSNMDDDGNIVIDLGTIQESVQRKAIRYEKQGDEHYDNISAFIKSIRGSDPDASLYWLGKMIYGGEDPKFIARRLIISASEDVGNADPNALSVAVSAFNAVNVVGMPEGRIILAQATAYLASAPKSNASYTAINAVMKDLADKKIYGVPPHIGDKAEGYLYPHSYEGGYVAQEYLPPELKGRKYYEPKQIGYEKEILERLKLLY; encoded by the coding sequence ATGGACTTATTTGAATACAGCAATAGGGAAAGTGAAAGAAGTTCAGCGCCTCTTGCTGAGCGCATGAGACCCAAAAGCCTAGAGGAATTCATAGGCCAGGAGGAGATAGTGGGGAAAAACAAGCTGCTCTACAGGGCTATAAAGGCTGACAAGCTGAGCTCGATAATACTATACGGCCCACCAGGGACTGGAAAGACCACACTTGCCAAGGTCATTTCCAAAGAGACGTCGCTTCACTTCGAGCAGATAAACGCTGTGACTTCAGGAGTCAAGGAGATAAGGGAAGTGGTCTCTGGAGCTATTGAGAGAAAGCGAGTTGAGGGCAAGAGGACTATACTCTTTATAGATGAAATACACAGGTTCAACAAGTCTCAGCAAGATGCTCTACTCCCCTATGTCGAAAATGGAACAGTGGTTCTAGTAGGGGCTACCACCGAGAATCCGTATTTTGAAGTCAACAAGGCCCTTATATCCAGGGCTATGGTCTTCGAACTCAAGCCTCTTTCAGACGATGATATAGAGGTGGTAGTGAAGCGGGCGCTTAAGGATCCCTCGGGCTACGGCGGAATGGATATAGAGCTTGAGAGAGAGGCGCTTGAGCATCTTGTAATGGTCTCTAATGGAGATGCCAGAATTGCCCTGAACGCACTCGAGATAGCGGTGATCACTTCCAATATGGACGACGACGGAAATATAGTGATAGACCTAGGGACTATTCAGGAGTCGGTTCAGAGAAAAGCCATAAGGTACGAGAAGCAGGGAGACGAGCACTATGACAATATATCGGCCTTTATAAAGAGCATCAGAGGCTCGGATCCAGATGCATCACTCTACTGGCTTGGCAAGATGATATACGGCGGAGAGGATCCCAAGTTCATAGCCAGAAGGCTCATAATTTCGGCTTCAGAGGACGTAGGAAATGCGGATCCGAATGCGCTGAGCGTAGCAGTCTCTGCCTTCAATGCCGTAAACGTGGTGGGGATGCCTGAAGGCAGGATAATACTTGCACAGGCCACGGCGTACTTGGCGAGTGCACCTAAGAGCAATGCAAGCTACACGGCCATAAATGCGGTAATGAAAGACCTTGCAGACAAGAAGATATACGGCGTGCCGCCCCATATAGGCGACAAGGCGGAAGGGTATCTCTATCCGCATAGCTACGAGGGCGGATATGTGGCGCAGGAGTACTTGCCGCCTGAGCTCAAGGGCAGGAAGTACTACGAGCCCAAGCAAATCGGATACGAGAAAGAGATACTTGAAAGGCTCAAGCTGCTCTATTGA
- a CDS encoding formate/nitrite transporter family protein, translated as MEKMMLSPAEIYEETINVGIKKAKKSTLKQTFVSGILAGAFIAFGAFAAVIASHSVENYGLSKLVAGSVFPVGLILVLICGAELFTGNSLLVVAYAEKKITPFELVKNLTTVYFGNMVGAVLVALLLYGSHSFAGNDNAIGAYLLGAAYKKSHLGIWTALFSGVLCNFLVSMAVWGSYGARDIIGKIFMAWFPVMAFIISGFEHSVANMYYFAAGLLIKLNPEIVSSSGLTAEQVAGINATSIVNNLISVTAGNLISGMVFVGIAYWSIYKPTHEIDDNDDNKKNPLSNNLLFDWKHD; from the coding sequence ATGGAAAAAATGATGTTAAGCCCCGCTGAAATATACGAAGAAACTATAAACGTGGGGATAAAAAAAGCCAAGAAATCTACTCTAAAGCAGACTTTCGTATCTGGAATCTTGGCTGGAGCTTTTATAGCTTTCGGAGCTTTCGCGGCTGTTATAGCCTCTCATAGCGTAGAGAACTACGGCTTGTCCAAACTTGTAGCTGGCTCTGTTTTCCCCGTGGGTCTGATACTTGTCTTAATCTGCGGTGCCGAACTCTTTACCGGAAACAGTCTTCTCGTAGTTGCCTATGCCGAGAAGAAAATCACTCCATTTGAGCTTGTAAAGAACTTGACAACAGTGTACTTCGGGAATATGGTCGGAGCGGTTCTAGTGGCTCTACTGCTCTACGGCTCACATTCTTTTGCAGGCAACGACAATGCAATAGGCGCGTATCTCCTAGGAGCTGCCTACAAGAAATCTCACTTAGGCATCTGGACTGCGCTTTTTAGCGGAGTGCTCTGCAACTTTCTAGTTTCAATGGCAGTCTGGGGGTCTTACGGGGCCAGAGACATAATAGGCAAGATATTCATGGCCTGGTTCCCAGTAATGGCCTTTATAATTTCTGGATTCGAACACTCTGTAGCGAATATGTACTACTTCGCAGCTGGGCTTCTCATAAAGCTAAATCCAGAGATAGTTTCAAGCTCAGGACTTACGGCAGAGCAAGTGGCCGGCATAAATGCCACTAGCATCGTAAATAACTTGATCTCTGTGACGGCAGGAAATCTGATCAGCGGAATGGTCTTTGTAGGCATAGCTTACTGGAGTATATACAAGCCTACACATGAAATTGACGACAACGACGACAATAAAAAAAATCCACTCTCCAACAACCTGCTTTTCGACTGGAAGCACGACTAA
- the asnS gene encoding asparagine--tRNA ligase gives MKSQSVRELYRGQDSFIDSEVFVKGWIRTLRNSKSFGFIELNDGTFFKNIQIVFDEELGNFEKISKLSISSAIEVKGKLVATPGAKQPFEIKATDIAVAAESEGDFPLQKKRHSLEYLRTIAHLRPRSNTFSAVFRVRSLAAYAIHKFFQERDFIYVHTPVITGSDAEGAGEMFRVTTMDPINPPMADGKLDYSKDFFGKETNLTVSGQLEGETFAMAFKNIYTFGPTFRAENSNTTRHAAEFWMIEPEIAFADLEDDMELAEDMLKYIISYVLENAPEEMEFFNSFVDKGLLDRLNNIVSSDFERITYTKAVEILKEAKAEFEFPVEWGCDLQTEHERYLTEEVYKKPVFVTDYPKEIKAFYMKLNDDNKTVAAMDLLVPGIGEIIGGSQREVNLELLKERMKESGLDEKEYWWYLDLRKYGGADHAGFGLGFERAIMYLTGISNIRDVIPFPRTVKSAEF, from the coding sequence ATGAAGAGCCAATCTGTAAGAGAACTCTATAGAGGGCAAGACAGCTTCATAGACAGCGAAGTGTTTGTAAAGGGATGGATAAGAACTCTGAGAAATTCAAAGTCATTTGGATTCATAGAGCTAAACGACGGTACTTTCTTTAAAAATATTCAGATAGTTTTCGACGAAGAACTTGGGAACTTTGAAAAGATATCCAAGCTCTCGATAAGCTCGGCGATAGAGGTAAAGGGAAAGCTTGTGGCTACACCGGGCGCAAAGCAGCCGTTTGAAATAAAGGCCACTGATATAGCGGTGGCGGCAGAATCGGAAGGGGACTTCCCGCTTCAGAAGAAGAGGCACTCGCTTGAGTACTTGAGAACTATAGCTCACCTGAGACCTAGAAGCAACACTTTCTCGGCAGTTTTCAGAGTCAGATCGCTAGCTGCATATGCCATACATAAGTTCTTCCAGGAGAGAGACTTTATATATGTGCATACGCCTGTAATAACAGGAAGCGACGCCGAGGGAGCCGGAGAGATGTTCAGGGTAACCACTATGGACCCGATCAATCCGCCTATGGCAGACGGGAAACTGGACTACAGCAAGGACTTCTTTGGAAAAGAGACTAACCTCACAGTCAGCGGACAGCTAGAGGGCGAGACTTTTGCCATGGCGTTCAAGAACATCTACACTTTTGGACCTACTTTTAGAGCCGAGAACTCGAATACTACAAGACATGCGGCGGAGTTCTGGATGATAGAGCCTGAGATAGCTTTTGCAGATCTAGAAGACGACATGGAGCTTGCAGAGGACATGCTCAAGTACATCATAAGCTACGTGCTTGAAAATGCTCCTGAAGAGATGGAGTTTTTCAACTCCTTCGTGGACAAGGGGCTGCTGGACAGACTGAACAACATAGTCAGCTCGGACTTCGAGAGGATAACATATACAAAGGCTGTAGAGATACTGAAAGAGGCTAAGGCTGAATTCGAATTCCCTGTAGAGTGGGGATGCGACCTTCAGACAGAGCATGAGAGATACCTTACAGAGGAAGTCTACAAGAAGCCTGTATTTGTAACCGACTACCCTAAAGAGATAAAGGCCTTCTACATGAAGCTAAACGACGACAATAAGACAGTTGCCGCTATGGACCTTCTAGTGCCTGGAATAGGCGAGATAATAGGCGGAAGCCAGAGAGAGGTTAACCTAGAGCTTCTAAAAGAGAGAATGAAAGAGAGCGGGCTTGACGAGAAGGAGTACTGGTGGTACCTTGACCTCAGAAAGTACGGCGGGGCTGACCACGCCGGATTCGGGCTTGGATTCGAGAGGGCTATAATGTACCTTACAGGTATAAGCAATATAAGAGATGTAATACCGTTCCCTAGAACGGTTAAATCTGCAGAATTTTAA
- the nifS gene encoding cysteine desulfurase NifS encodes MKQVYMDNAATTKMKKEVLDEMMPYFTEQYGNPSSIYRVGRESKKAVEEAREKVAKALGAKAKEIYFTSGGTESDNWAVKGVAYANKDKGNHIITTVIEHHAVLHTCKYLEKQGFEVTYLGVDEHGLIDLTELEKAIKDETILISIMYANNEIGTVQPIAEIGKIAKAKGVYFHTDAVQAVGSVEIDLENSDIDMLSLSGHKIYGPKGIGALYIKQGTKIHPFIHGGSQEKNRRAGTENIAYMVGLGKAIEMATADIDGHNKEIMALRDGLIQRINDKIDYVKLNGHPEKRLPGNVNFSFEFIEGEALLLSLDMVGIAGSSGSACTSGSLDPSHVLLAIGLPHEIAHGSLRLSIGDFNSEEELDYVVDNLAEIVQRLRNMSPLYEKVKGEK; translated from the coding sequence ATGAAACAGGTTTACATGGACAATGCAGCTACAACTAAGATGAAAAAAGAAGTTCTAGACGAGATGATGCCTTATTTCACGGAGCAGTACGGCAATCCGTCGAGCATATACAGGGTTGGAAGAGAGTCTAAAAAGGCGGTAGAGGAAGCTAGAGAAAAGGTGGCCAAAGCGCTAGGAGCTAAGGCCAAAGAGATATACTTCACCAGCGGGGGAACTGAGTCTGACAACTGGGCTGTAAAAGGTGTGGCCTATGCAAATAAAGACAAGGGAAACCACATAATAACCACAGTGATAGAGCATCATGCAGTTCTTCACACTTGCAAGTACCTTGAAAAGCAAGGGTTTGAAGTTACCTATCTAGGAGTCGACGAGCACGGGCTTATAGACTTGACTGAGCTTGAGAAAGCCATAAAAGACGAGACGATACTCATAAGCATAATGTATGCCAACAACGAGATAGGGACTGTACAGCCTATAGCGGAAATAGGAAAGATAGCTAAAGCCAAAGGCGTTTACTTCCATACAGATGCAGTTCAGGCTGTGGGAAGCGTAGAGATAGACCTTGAGAACTCGGACATAGACATGCTGTCTCTTTCGGGCCACAAGATATACGGTCCTAAAGGCATAGGAGCTCTTTACATCAAACAGGGCACCAAGATACATCCGTTTATACACGGGGGATCCCAGGAGAAAAATAGAAGAGCTGGAACTGAGAATATAGCCTATATGGTAGGGCTTGGAAAGGCCATTGAGATGGCTACAGCGGATATAGATGGGCATAACAAAGAGATTATGGCACTTAGAGATGGACTGATACAGAGGATAAATGATAAAATAGACTACGTCAAGTTGAATGGGCATCCAGAGAAAAGGCTCCCTGGGAATGTCAACTTCTCATTTGAGTTCATAGAGGGCGAGGCGCTGCTTTTAAGCCTTGACATGGTCGGAATAGCTGGCTCAAGTGGATCGGCTTGCACTTCGGGATCGCTAGATCCATCCCACGTGCTGCTTGCGATAGGGCTTCCTCATGAAATAGCCCATGGATCGCTTAGACTCTCTATAGGAGATTTCAATTCAGAAGAAGAGCTTGATTATGTGGTAGACAATTTAGCTGAAATCGTACAGAGGCTCAGGAACATGTCTCCACTATACGAAAAAGTTAAGGGGGAGAAATAA
- a CDS encoding DUF4870 domain-containing protein: MITTEQKILCAVSHLGIFLGIPIIAPLIVMVVSEDGFVKEQAKQAIVFQAGLAVMGIIGALTFIFIIGIFIAIAAVIMGLVFPIIATIRNMDGISYSYPVTGGLIKDGRI; encoded by the coding sequence ATGATTACAACAGAACAGAAGATACTCTGCGCAGTGTCTCATCTAGGTATTTTCCTGGGGATTCCAATAATAGCGCCGCTTATAGTCATGGTTGTCTCGGAAGATGGGTTTGTAAAAGAGCAGGCCAAACAGGCAATTGTATTTCAGGCAGGTCTGGCAGTGATGGGAATAATAGGTGCTCTGACTTTCATATTTATAATCGGGATATTCATAGCTATAGCTGCTGTCATAATGGGGCTTGTATTCCCTATAATAGCGACTATAAGAAACATGGACGGCATAAGCTACTCTTACCCTGTTACAGGAGGGCTTATCAAAGACGGAAGGATATAG
- a CDS encoding SEC-C metal-binding domain-containing protein: MTLFKNWEDMAYNLETQEEYDAFWKEYLEQERLIYKDILGKKENPVKGSLKELGAKYSIEPVVFCGFIDGINTSLVNEQDMDSLTEDSEVSLEINYEKLYWNMLEAKAPWLYELEEWNGIIDEEKREEIKKEFKQSKIVRVEKVGRNESCPCGSGKKYKKCCGK, translated from the coding sequence ATGACATTATTCAAGAATTGGGAAGACATGGCATACAATCTAGAGACTCAGGAGGAGTACGACGCTTTCTGGAAAGAGTATCTAGAGCAGGAGAGACTGATATACAAAGACATACTTGGGAAAAAGGAAAATCCAGTCAAGGGAAGCCTTAAAGAGCTTGGCGCTAAGTACAGCATAGAGCCTGTAGTGTTCTGCGGCTTTATAGACGGAATAAACACAAGCCTTGTGAACGAGCAGGATATGGACAGCTTGACTGAGGACAGCGAGGTTTCACTTGAGATAAACTACGAGAAGCTTTACTGGAACATGCTTGAAGCTAAAGCGCCTTGGCTTTACGAACTAGAAGAGTGGAACGGAATCATAGACGAAGAGAAGAGAGAAGAGATAAAGAAGGAATTCAAGCAGTCTAAGATAGTCAGAGTTGAGAAAGTAGGCAGAAACGAAAGCTGCCCTTGCGGAAGCGGCAAGAAGTACAAAAAGTGTTGCGGAAAATAA
- the mnmA gene encoding tRNA 2-thiouridine(34) synthase MnmA, with the protein MDKKKVVLGMSGGVDSSVAAYLLKEQGYEVIGVTMQIWQDKNPDAVEREGGCCSLSAVDDARMVAEKLGIPFYVMNFKDIFREKVIDYFIEEYHRGRTPNPCIACNRYVKFEELMRRAFALDAYYVSTGHYAIIEKDEESGRYLLKKSNAVGKDQTYALYNMTQEQLEHTLMPLGEYESKDKIREIAKKLDLVVSEKPDSQEICFVPDNDYGKFIEENSDKKTTKGKFVDLDGKVLGTHEGISKYTVGQRKGLGLALGYPAYVVDIDIDRNEVVIGKGEDVFGKELLATDINLISIETLEKPMEVKAKVRYSAKETDALISPAGNGDIRVVFKEPVRAITPGQSVVFYDGDVVVGGGTIVRKEG; encoded by the coding sequence ATGGACAAGAAAAAAGTCGTGCTGGGAATGAGCGGTGGAGTAGACAGCTCCGTTGCTGCATATCTCTTGAAAGAACAGGGCTATGAAGTCATAGGCGTGACTATGCAGATATGGCAGGACAAGAACCCTGACGCAGTAGAGAGAGAGGGCGGATGCTGTTCGCTTTCAGCTGTGGACGATGCCAGAATGGTGGCAGAAAAGCTGGGGATACCGTTCTATGTGATGAATTTCAAGGATATATTCAGAGAAAAGGTCATAGACTACTTTATAGAGGAGTACCACAGGGGGAGAACTCCAAATCCCTGCATAGCGTGCAACAGGTATGTTAAGTTTGAAGAGCTTATGAGAAGGGCATTTGCGCTTGACGCATACTACGTCTCTACTGGGCATTACGCCATAATAGAAAAAGACGAGGAGTCGGGAAGATACCTGCTTAAGAAGTCAAATGCTGTAGGGAAAGACCAGACTTATGCTCTTTACAACATGACTCAGGAGCAGCTAGAGCATACGCTCATGCCGCTTGGGGAATATGAGAGCAAAGACAAGATAAGGGAGATAGCCAAGAAGCTTGACCTGGTCGTTTCAGAGAAGCCGGATTCGCAGGAGATATGCTTTGTTCCAGACAACGACTACGGCAAGTTTATAGAGGAGAATTCTGATAAAAAAACTACAAAAGGCAAGTTTGTAGACTTAGATGGCAAAGTGCTAGGGACTCACGAGGGCATATCCAAGTACACAGTGGGGCAGAGAAAAGGTCTGGGGCTGGCTCTGGGATACCCGGCCTATGTGGTGGACATAGACATAGACAGAAACGAAGTCGTGATAGGGAAAGGCGAAGACGTATTTGGAAAAGAGCTTTTGGCCACAGATATAAACCTCATCTCTATAGAGACGCTGGAAAAGCCTATGGAAGTCAAGGCGAAGGTAAGGTATTCTGCAAAAGAGACAGACGCCTTGATATCTCCGGCAGGAAACGGGGATATAAGAGTTGTATTCAAAGAGCCTGTCAGAGCCATAACTCCTGGGCAGTCTGTGGTGTTCTATGACGGAGATGTAGTTGTGGGCGGCGGTACAATAGTCAGAAAAGAGGGCTGA
- a CDS encoding RrF2 family transcriptional regulator — MKLSTKGRYGLKAMFELALHYGEGPIPLKNIAEVQEISEHYLEQLIAVLKKNGLVSSVRGAQGGYMLIDSPRKITVGNVIRALEGDLAPVDCINDTAGNKCSKENRCVTRMVWEKINDSINSVIDSITLEDMIEEHNRINSNSDFMYYI, encoded by the coding sequence GTGAAATTATCTACAAAAGGCAGGTATGGATTGAAGGCCATGTTCGAACTAGCGCTTCACTACGGCGAGGGACCTATACCACTTAAAAATATAGCGGAAGTACAGGAAATATCGGAACACTACTTGGAGCAGCTTATAGCCGTGCTCAAGAAGAACGGGCTTGTAAGCAGTGTGAGAGGGGCTCAAGGTGGGTATATGCTCATAGACTCCCCTAGGAAAATCACGGTAGGCAACGTCATAAGGGCCCTGGAGGGAGACTTGGCTCCTGTGGACTGCATAAACGACACAGCCGGGAACAAGTGCAGCAAGGAAAACAGGTGCGTGACTAGAATGGTCTGGGAGAAGATAAACGACAGCATAAACAGCGTCATAGACTCTATAACGCTGGAGGACATGATTGAAGAGCATAACAGGATAAACAGCAACAGCGATTTTATGTACTATATATAG